One part of the Amphiprion ocellaris isolate individual 3 ecotype Okinawa chromosome 24, ASM2253959v1, whole genome shotgun sequence genome encodes these proteins:
- the LOC111563995 gene encoding E3 ubiquitin/ISG15 ligase TRIM25-like, producing MAQKGAHLSSENISCSICLDPLKDPVTLSCGHSYCMVCIKAHWDGEDQRRIYSCPQCRKTFTPRPNLEKNVLLAELVEQLKNTGLQAAAADHCYAGDEDVSCDFCTGRKMKAVKSCLFCLASYCKNHLQPHYESPAFKKHQLVEPSKNLQENICSRHDRVVEIFCRTDQQLICYLCSVDEHKGHDTVSAAAERTEKQKKLQTSRLNIQQRIQSREEDVKLLQQQVKNINVSADKTVEDSEKMFTQMIQLIQKRSQDVEQQIRSLQETEVSRVKDLQETLEQEISDLKRKDAELKRISDTRDHNQFLLNYSSESAVGESTHSSSINTSVQEDFKDMTAAVKQLKDKLQDVLRDSWTNISLIVPQPDVLQPQPEPKTRAGLLKYSRQITLDPNTANRRLLLSDEKRKVTVMDQHQPYPDHPDRFTGCLQVLSKESLTGRCYWEVECSRGFIVAVSYKNISRTGSSNDYLFGRNDKSWSLQCDNSYSFCYNNSRTVLTGPKSSRVGVYLDHSAGIVSFYSISETVTLLHRVQTTFTQPLHAGVYPYKNGSTAEFIKLT from the coding sequence ATGGCTCAGAAAGGAGCTCATCTTTCTTCAGAGAATATTTCTTGTTCCATCTGTCTGGATCCACTGAAGGATCCGGTGACTCTTTCCTGTGGACACAGCTACTGTATGGTCTGTATTAAAGCCCACTGGGATGGAGAGGACCAGAGGAGAATCTACAGCTGCCCTCAGTGCAGGAAGACTTTCACACCGAGGCCTAACCTGGAGAAAAACGTCCTGTTGGCAGAATTAGTGGAGCAGCTGAAGAACACTGGactccaagctgctgctgctgatcactgCTATGCTGGAGATGAAGATGTGTCCTGTGATTTCTGCACCGGGAGGAAGATGAAGGCTGTTAAGTCCTGTTTATTCTGTCTGGCCTCCTACTGTAAAAATCACCTTCAGCCTCACTATGAATCTCCAGCATTCAAGAAGCACCAGCTGGTGGAACCCTCCAAGAACCTCCAGGAGAACATCTGTTCTCGTCATGACAGGGTGGTGGAGATTTTTTGTCGCACTGATCAGCAGTTGATCTGttatctctgctctgtggatgAACATAAAGGCCACGACAcggtttcagctgcagcagaaaggaCCGAGAAGCAGAAGAAGCTCCAGACGAGTCGACTAAACATCCAGCAGAGAATccagagcagagaagaagacGTGAAGCTGCTCCAACAGCAGGTGAAGAACATCAACGTCTCTGCTGATAAAACAGTGGAGGATAGTGAGAAGATGTTCACCCAGATGATCCAACTCATCCAGAAAAGAAGCCAAGATGTGGAGCAGCAGATCAGATCCCTGCAAGAGACTGAAGTGAGTCGAGTCAAAGATCTTCAGGAGACACTGGAGCAGGAGATCAGTGATCTGAAGAGGAAAGACGCTGAGCTGAAGCGGATCTCAGATACACGAGATCACAACCAGTTTCTCCTCAACTACTCCTCAGAGTCAGCAGTCGGTGAGTCCACACACTCATCCAGCATCAACACCAGCGTTCAAGAAGACTTTAAGGACATGACAGCAGCTGTGAAACAGCTCAAAGATAAACTACAGGATGTTCTGAGGGACTCATGGACAAACATCTCATTGATAGTCCCTCAACCAGATGTTTTACAGCCACAACCAGAACCAAAGACCAGAGCTGGACTCTTAAAATATTCACGACAAATCACTCTGGATccaaacacagcaaacagacGGCTGTTATTATCTGATGAGAAAAGAAAAGTAACAGTAATGGATCAACATCAGCCTTATCCTGATCATCCAGACAGATTCACTGGATGTCTTCAGGTCCTGAGTAAAGAGAGTCTGACTGGACGttgttactgggaggtggagtgTAGCAGAGGATTTATAGTAGCAGTTTCATACAAAAATATCAGCAGAACTGGGAGCTCAAATGACTATCTCTTTGGACGCAATGACAAATCTTGGTCTCTCCAATGTGACAACAGTTACTCATTTTGCTACAACAACAGTAGAACTGTCCTCACAGGTCCCAAGTCCTCCAGAGTTGGAGTTTATCTGGATCACAGTGCAGGTATTGTGTCCTTCTACAGCATCTCTGAAACCGTGActctcctccacagagtccagaccacaTTCACTCAACCGCTACATGCTGGAGTTTACCCCTACAAGAACGGATCCACTGCAGAGTTCATTAAACTCACATAG